The following are encoded in a window of Acidobacteriota bacterium genomic DNA:
- a CDS encoding dual specificity protein phosphatase family protein: MKATIYWIGNQWLGKLAIIPRPRGGDWLEEELRALRQDGLDVVVSLLETDEAADLGLEKEGESSRAVGLEFISFPIVDRSIPASGPATAKLLEELRRLLIAGKNVGIHCRQGIGRSALIASALLVLDGMSPATAFQQVGNARGLTVPETEQQSNWVIALANESAKRAA, translated from the coding sequence GCAATCATACCACGTCCGCGCGGAGGAGATTGGTTGGAAGAGGAGCTTCGCGCTTTGCGGCAAGATGGCCTTGATGTGGTCGTGTCACTGCTTGAAACGGATGAAGCGGCTGATTTGGGACTTGAAAAAGAAGGGGAATCCAGTCGAGCTGTCGGCCTGGAATTCATTTCGTTCCCCATCGTAGATCGCAGCATTCCTGCATCTGGCCCAGCTACGGCCAAATTGCTCGAAGAGTTGAGACGGCTATTGATTGCGGGAAAAAACGTTGGCATTCATTGTCGGCAGGGAATTGGCCGATCAGCATTGATCGCATCGGCGTTGCTGGTGCTTGATGGAATGTCGCCCGCGACTGCGTTTCAACAGGTCGGGAATGCTCGCGGTCTTACAGTTCCGGAAACCGAACAACAGAGCAATTGGGTGATTGCCTTGGCGAACGAATCTGCTAAGCGTGCGGCTTAG
- a CDS encoding wax ester/triacylglycerol synthase family O-acyltransferase has translation MSQPELNRRLSSMDASFLYFEKKETPMHIGSVSLFDGEIPFEDFVAMLDAKMHLLPRYQQIVVPDPFNLGHPTWESDHNFNIRNHIFRLQIDAPGGEKELIDLAGRILTPMMERHKPLWDIYLVYGLEGGKTAMICRVHHCMVDGVSGVDLLKIVLDFSPTPQPIPPKPAAKPREPQPDPTRRLFDSILGGLQEGMNRWMEFQNGLLNLTQALTEQTSREAMKNISGEIPKIMRPAERLPFNGPLSGEKRMVWNTFSFAEARAIRGALSGTVNDVVLTALSGAVSRYVESHGQSVVGRNIRFMVPVSLRQEDQHGALGNLVSLLPVEIPLDLKNPVERFRYVNQKTMAMKGGRVAEGLNLFSALMGILPAPMQALVGALSTSNLPVPPAVNMISTNVPGPQVPLYAMGHRMIAYYPYVPVGYAVGCGCAIMSYDQHLYFGLTADMKAMPDVERLRDQLYESFYELRTAAGVEEIRPQPVKAKAAKGKRG, from the coding sequence ATGTCTCAACCTGAACTGAATCGGCGGCTCTCTTCAATGGATGCCAGCTTTCTGTACTTTGAAAAGAAGGAAACGCCGATGCACATCGGCAGCGTCAGTCTGTTTGACGGCGAAATCCCTTTTGAAGACTTCGTGGCGATGCTGGATGCGAAGATGCATTTGTTGCCGCGCTATCAGCAGATTGTTGTGCCCGATCCGTTTAACCTTGGCCATCCGACGTGGGAATCCGATCACAACTTCAACATCCGTAATCACATCTTCAGGCTGCAAATTGATGCGCCGGGCGGCGAAAAGGAATTGATTGATCTGGCCGGGCGAATCCTGACGCCGATGATGGAGCGACACAAACCGCTCTGGGACATTTATCTGGTGTACGGGTTGGAAGGCGGCAAGACGGCGATGATTTGCCGCGTGCATCATTGCATGGTGGATGGAGTGTCCGGCGTAGATTTGCTGAAAATCGTCTTGGATTTTTCCCCGACGCCTCAACCGATTCCGCCGAAGCCTGCCGCGAAACCGCGCGAACCGCAGCCTGATCCAACGCGGCGATTGTTCGATTCCATCCTGGGCGGCCTGCAGGAAGGCATGAACCGCTGGATGGAGTTTCAAAACGGATTGTTGAATTTGACGCAGGCGTTGACCGAACAAACTTCGCGCGAAGCGATGAAAAATATCAGCGGAGAAATTCCAAAGATCATGCGTCCCGCGGAGCGATTGCCCTTTAACGGCCCGCTGTCGGGCGAAAAGCGCATGGTTTGGAACACGTTTTCGTTTGCCGAAGCGCGCGCCATTCGCGGCGCCTTGAGCGGAACGGTCAACGATGTGGTGCTGACGGCGTTGTCCGGCGCGGTTTCTCGATACGTCGAAAGCCATGGCCAGTCGGTTGTTGGGCGCAACATTCGGTTTATGGTTCCGGTCAGTTTGCGGCAGGAAGACCAACACGGCGCGCTGGGCAATCTGGTTTCGCTGCTGCCGGTGGAAATTCCGCTGGATTTGAAAAATCCTGTCGAACGGTTTCGCTACGTAAATCAAAAGACGATGGCGATGAAAGGCGGGCGCGTTGCGGAAGGCTTGAATCTGTTTTCGGCGTTGATGGGCATTCTGCCTGCGCCGATGCAGGCATTGGTCGGAGCGCTTTCTACATCGAACCTGCCGGTTCCGCCCGCGGTGAATATGATTTCGACCAATGTGCCGGGGCCACAAGTTCCACTGTACGCGATGGGACATCGGATGATTGCGTATTATCCGTATGTGCCGGTCGGATATGCGGTCGGATGCGGCTGCGCGATTATGAGCTACGACCAGCATTTGTATTTTGGTTTGACGGCGGATATGAAAGCCATGCCCGATGTTGAACGATTGCGAGACCAGTTGTACGAATCGTTCTATGAATTGCGAACGGCTGCCGGTGTCGAAGAAATCAGGCCCCAACCGGTAAAAGCCAAAGCCGCAAAAGGTAAACGCGGCTAA
- a CDS encoding alpha/beta fold hydrolase: MSGYSSSVLLHKEMRKSNRPIWMESFVGLDWMALHAAPVYYGLGVPRGNGSAVIVVPGFLGTDHYLWEMNLWLRRIGYKAYMSGIGWNADCLNTLVERLAATIEKAFDETSGKVHLIGHSLGGILARSAAVRWPEKVASVVALGSPFRGVCSHPIVLEMADRVRERAKIKHRQETHPGCFTTVCNCDSVAALHLDLPTSVPNLAVYTKMDGVVDWRYCINDDPATNVEVQGTHVGLAFNHQVYRILADQLHLTTH; this comes from the coding sequence ATGTCTGGATATTCCTCATCAGTGTTGCTTCATAAAGAAATGCGGAAATCGAACCGCCCGATTTGGATGGAAAGTTTTGTCGGATTGGATTGGATGGCACTGCATGCCGCGCCAGTCTATTACGGTTTGGGCGTTCCTCGCGGCAATGGTTCGGCGGTGATCGTTGTTCCGGGCTTTCTAGGGACAGATCATTATTTGTGGGAAATGAATCTGTGGCTGCGACGCATTGGTTACAAGGCGTATATGTCCGGCATTGGCTGGAACGCGGACTGTTTGAACACGCTGGTAGAGCGATTGGCCGCGACGATTGAGAAGGCATTTGACGAAACCAGCGGTAAAGTTCATCTGATTGGCCACAGTCTGGGTGGCATTCTGGCTCGTTCCGCAGCCGTACGTTGGCCGGAAAAGGTCGCGTCAGTCGTCGCTCTCGGCTCGCCGTTTCGCGGAGTTTGTTCGCACCCGATTGTGCTGGAAATGGCGGATCGGGTGCGTGAACGCGCCAAAATCAAACATCGTCAGGAAACACATCCGGGTTGCTTCACCACGGTTTGCAACTGCGATTCGGTCGCAGCGCTCCATCTGGATCTGCCGACTTCTGTGCCTAACCTGGCCGTTTACACTAAGATGGACGGAGTTGTGGATTGGCGATACTGCATCAACGACGATCCAGCCACCAATGTCGAAGTGCAAGGAACCCACGTTGGTTTGGCGTTCAATCATCAGGTCTACAGAATTCTCGCCGACCAGTTGCACCTAACCACTCATTGA